AACCTTTAGTTGCATTCATAACATTTGTATATGGATTATGACAAATATGTGGTGAGCAAGGTACACATGCAGTGTCCCAGTAGGATAGCTGAAATACCTTGGCAGCATCGTATTGGGCGTAGACCTTTTCTTTGGGTTGAAAATACTAAATTTATTTACTAATTGTTGTTTCCTATCATTCAGGATTAGCAGTCGAACTTAAACCTATTGAGAAGAAGTTGATGGAGTGTGGAAGCTGGTTTTGGAACTACAAGATAATGGGCAAACATGTTCAGTTGGAATTGGTGGAGTTATAGGATGACTGACAGATGCCTTACCAACTTCGTTTGTGAATCGTGGTTCACAACTGGGGCTTGTAACTCACTTTCAGGCTTGGTTGAACAAAAGTTGAACCACTCGAACTCTCTGATCAGTTTTGTGATTAATTGCAGCTGTTTGTAATTTAGTTGTAAATCATGTCTAATAGTAATTTGACAACTCTAATACCACAGTagtatttttttctttcctttttttcgtGTAAATGTAAATAATTCATGTTTCCCTCCGGGTTTCTTGGTCATTGTTGTATGCTTTTTGAGCATCTGTAACAAAATCGATTCCATGAAGATGAATGCTCGTGGCATCTATGTTTATTTTTATGTTAGGGATACCTCTTTATTTGATTGAAGTTGCAGGGctttatttttgagaaaaaaaggAAACAAGCCCAATAAAATATGAAGATAGttagaagttgcagattttttctTTTCACGGCAAGGGTCTAATTAGTGTTTGAACAATGTATTATTATTGATTATGTTGGCCGGAGAAGAGGCTGTTTTTATCGGTAGTCTAATTGGAGAGAAACAACGTGCCAGCAAGCGTTTATGGCTGGATTCAAACACTTGGACATTTTACTCTTACTTTTCTCACGTTTCTGCTTTGCCACTTCATTCTCTATCCAGTGATCGCTTCTCTGGATACTAATGTTAATCCATAAGGTTTCATAGTTGTCAGAGGACCCATGAAATGCAATTATATTTCGAACTCTTTGATCGAAGTTTCCAGTTTAAATCTCCATTTGAATGTTCTTATCTTACTGTCTCTTGTTTGCATTTTGGCAGTGCTTTCACTGACTATGCTTTATGTGCTGACAAAGCAGGGACAATATTTGATGAGCGATGGTTTCCCCTTGATTTTCTCCTCTGTGCTCTTTCATGCTCAAAGAGAGCAGATTTTCATGAGCAAAGTGCTGAAAGTAATATACTGACTCATAATAATTTGCATTTCAATGTGGCTTCGATGAAGAAGAGTTTTACAACTTGATTGGATGTTATCAGGTTTATGGTGAAAGGGATAAAGGTTGAATTACAGTAACTTAATGTGAAAAGTATTTCCATCCATTTACATTCTTGTTAACAGTGTATTCATTTCTCTCATCCATCAGGCTTACTGAGATTGAGAGCAGCATCTATTAAGTAGTCTTAGAAGAGCGTCAGCCTTTCTTCGAGCTCTCAGGGATCCATCAGCAGCCAAGCTTTGGAGAGAAGGAATACTTCTTGGATTCATTAGTAATTTTCCTGCAACCTCCTCTCCACTATCCTTGCAGAGTCCCAGCAGTAGTGTTATTGAATGATCCTTCCCTTTTGAAGATCCAAATCTCAAGAGATCAACAAGAAGAGGAACCAAGATCCTACTCTTTCTCAACGCTTGTAGCCCTTCGTTGCAGCCCAAGACAAGTGCAAGAACCGCCAGCGCATCATCAGTTATACCAGCTTTGTCATCCATCAGAAGATTAATAAGTAGAGGAATAGCTCCAGCAAGCACTATACTTGGCCTGTTAGCATCATAGACTGCAAGGTTAAAGAGTGCTATAGCAGCATCCTTTTTCCCTGCTGTAGTTCCTTCTTCTAAGAGTCCGACCAAAGCTGGAATCGCTCTGGTGCGTGCCCCTATGATTACTTTGTATTCGTCGATTACAGACAAGCTGAATATTGCTGCTGCTGCATTTTCTCTTGCTTCCATTGTTTTCCCACATTGGAGGACTTCAATTAAGCTGTCGATGACACCAGCAGACATAATCAGGATCTTGTTATTCTCATGTATTGAAAGATTGAGTAATGCTGTGACTGCATTCTCCTGGATTCTTGGATCACGGGAACTAAGTAGAGTCATCAGAAATGGAATAGCTCCAGACTCAGCTATGATCCTGCGATTGTCCATGCCAGTTTTTGCTAGCAATCTTAGTTCATATGCTGCCTGTCTCTGTATATCTGGAGATCCTGTTGCCAGTTTCCCAACTAAAAACTCTGCTGTCATTTTCACAGCATCTGTGGCAGCTTTAGTCGCAGAAATGTAGTCAATCGCCTTGTCACATTTCTTAATCTTACTGCTGCTGCTACTCTCTGAATCTGAAGGAGATAATGTAGGTTCTGTTATTGGGATGTTGTTCTCTTGGCACCATTGATGGATTAGACTTTTTAGTGCATAGTTAGGAATGAGAGCCATATGTATAAGCCTCTGCCCACTTTTTGGACAGGTGTGGTGCCCTGAATTTATCCACTGAGCGATTGAATTTCGATCATAAGTATGGCCTGATGCTATTATCACGGGATCCCTCATCAAGTCAAGTGAAATTGGACAGCGGAGTTCATCAGGGATGTCGGAAACCACTGAATAGCATGAGGAGGATTGATCAGCACGAGCACTCATCGGTGCTGGCTGCTTCAAATTTTGCTTAATCATTAGGTGTTCTTCCAAAATTGCAGTTTTTGATAAGGAGATCAAGGATATTAGGCTGTTGATATTCGAGATGGCGATCAGTCCACCCGTGCCTGCCTGTTTCTCAGCTTCTGCCTCCAATTTCGAGATCTCTTCCTCATAATCTAATGAGCTTCTCAAACCAATGCTTCTCATAGTGTCCTTCATTCTCCGAAAGTCAATGAAGCCTTTGTTCTTGCTGTTCTTATCACAGTTATTAGTAGCCATCAACTGGAGAATCTCTTCCCTTTTCTGAATTTCTCGAGGATCAATGAACAAGTCAGCCCTTTTCGCCTGCTTACGAAGTAGCACCACTTGCTCCTTGGTGTCTACAGTTACATGAAGCAATCTCAAAGGTAAAATATCAAGCGCCTTTTCCATCTCCTTCATCAGTGCATGAAATTGGTTTGAAATCAATTCTGTCTGCATGAGATTCCACAAAGAGCTGCTCTCTTTGCAACTTCCTATGAGGAGCTTTACCTTTCTTATGACAGAGaaaagctcagtcaaacagagGATTGAGGATGGTGGAAGTACTGCAGTGGATGATGTTTCTTGAATTTCTTCAAACAATGAAGAAAGAATCTTGATCCTTCTTACCATTGTTGATATGTTTTTCACCTGTAAAAATGGAAGCTTTTCCATTGACAATACTTCGTTAGAGATGTGAATCAGAGTTTCCACCAAATTCCCACTTGGGAGAAATCCTGAGGAAACCATGAGTGGAAGTGGAAGTTCATTCATGCTTGAGCAATGCGTTGAATATGTATCATCAGTTAATGACTCAGTAATGATCAAGGTTTTCTTGTAGGGTTTAGATTAGTTGTTGAAACTTTCTAAATTCTGTTAAGGGGAAAAAAATATTAAAGTTATGAACAGTATTGACTTTTCCTGCTTGTACTGTTTTGTGTAAGCGACAGTAAGATGGCTGGTTGAAGGGGAAAGCAAAAGTCTTGAATTGCTGCCACTTGGAGGACATACTAGGCTGCAGGTTTTTGTATTATTCCTATTGCTAATTTTATATTCCCATTTGACTAATGGGGTAATATATTTGTCAAACGAGAGAGGATTCCGTGTACTTTCATTTTGGTGGCCGAACTTTCTTATTCGAAAATCCCTTAGTTTTGTCCTATTCTACCTAGCTGCTAAAACTGGATTTCATGTTTTTATGTCTAAGTTTTGTGCACTTATAGCGTATGTATTTTTGCCCCAGGTTAAGTCAATGATCTTAATGATATGACAgtatgaaaataaaataatagcTTGCTATAATTGAGTAATTTGCATTTATAATTATAGAAGAATCGTATTACACTGTTTGTTGttagaaaataataaacaaaaatggctttgaggcgtgaaaatcgactgtccttaaagagttatcgccggtatactaatttagggaaatacaaaacgattctcttcaggatacaacaaagcctgaaataatacttgtgattttctatCCTACTTCGTTGGAAATTCTTCTGTATTTATAGGCAACTAACAGACCCTTTCAGAAAaaatgtcttgtttcacaaacaaTCATATTCGGTTGGACCCTTTCATAACAGACATaactatttattcgaattttgaatttaaaattcaaataaatttaatttttctgtcacaaaataaataattaattttaggaTCCGACCCGGCCCGCGCCAAAGCCCCAAGTCCAAGTCCAAGTCTTTGattataatatataaatatatagtgTACTTAATTGCACACACTTAAAAGTATGTGTCCTAAATCAAAGACATAAAAGGGACAAGTGCTTAAAAGGCTTCAAAATTGCCTTCTCTCTTCCGATGTGGGATCAACCCACTTCCCAACTggaataacaaactatcttacaatccCCCTCTAGTTTGTTATTTCACTCCATAATACTTGTGAATAATAGAAAGTATTTTATATAGatttgaactttcctttagtgTAAGTACTTTAAAGCTTTGACGAAGTTATTGGTATCTTAAGATTTGAACCACAACTCCTTATGCCAAAACCGAAAGTACCATACACACAGTGTTATCTAGTAGCTTAGAAAATCCAGTATTCGCTTTAGCACGTCTACGACCATGTGCTCATCCTGAATTCATGAATATACAAGATCAACCCTTTAAATCTTGCTAGAAGCGGCAccacttcaatattcatataggtgGAATTAGTTACTATGTCCTTGTTACTCCAGACATTAATAATTCCATTAAGATTAATCAACCTTTTCATGTAACAGTATGCACTTTGGAGTTTGTCTTTATGCCCCTATTATAACAAGCATTTAACAACTCCTCACATAACAGTAAGTAGTATAATAGAATTAGGGCTCCTAAAGAGGAGATCAATGTttaaacaatacaagtaacttgttattacccattgaaCTTATATTGTTAGAGTATATACTAACTCAAAGTGAGGTTCCCATTCCTTGCATTTAATTTAAGGGTCTCAGCCCCATCCCTTTACAAGTTTGTTGTACTACATCTCTACCCAATGGCTTCGTAAATGGATTAACCAAATTCTTATTTGATCTcacatatattatagctatagctccatttgtaattaattctcttatataagCATGTCTCAAGCTTATATGTCTCGATTTCCCATTGTATATTTTATTGTGAGCAACACACATTGTAGTCTCATAGGTTGTGGCCACAACTTTATATCAAGTAACATATTCCTCAGCCATTCATTTtgcttcttttccagcaactgCTAATGCAATGACTTCAGATTCCATAGTAGAATGagaaatacatgtttgtttcttggatgcccaactaatggctccaccacctagagtaaatatccatcctgatgtggattattatcattaacacttgtaatcTAACTTGCATTAGAATATCCCTCTAATACATTAGGAAAACCATTATAGCAAATGCCCAAgtgctttgtatattttaaatatccaagtaCTCTACTTATTGCTTTCTAATGATCATTACCTGGATTACTGGTAAACTTTGAAAGTTTACAAACATCAAATGCTATGCTGGGTCTAGTGCAATGCATTGAATACATCATACTACCTATTGCACTTGCATACTCCAACTGTGCTACTGCTCTTCCAGTATTTGCAGATAGCTTAACACTAGAATCATAAGGAGTATTATACTCCTTTATTTCTAAATGACTGAATTTAGTAAGGATTTTATCAATATAATGCGTTTGTGACAAAGTCGTTCGCTTGTTATCTCTTTTGAACTTGATTTCCAAAATAGTATCAACTTCATTTAAATCTTTCATTTTAAAAACTGAAGTTAGATACTTCTTGGTCTCAGTAATTCCTCGCAGATTCGTACCAAAAATCagcatgtcatcgacatataaacaaattattactccatattcttttgtaaatttagagTAAATGCACTTGTCTGCACTATCATGTACGAACCTCGTTTGATAGTATTACACTATCAAAtctttcatgccactgtttaggcgCTTGTTTGAGACCATAGAGAGACTTTATCAATTTACAAACTTCCTTCTCGTTTTCCGGAAGAACAAATCCTTCaggttgttgcatatatattGCTTCACTAAGGTTTCCATTTAAAAAGGTcgtcttaacatccatttgatgtacatAAAGATCATAAATGGAGGCCAAGGATAAAAAGACTCTAATGGATGTTATTCTTGCAGCAGGagcatatgtatcaaaatagtctatgccttccttttgggtgaaaccttttgcaactaatCTTGCTTTGAAGGTTTGGACAGAACCATCTATATTGTACTCTCTTCTAAAGACCCACTTACAACCTATAGGCTTTGatccaagaggaagatcaacTAAAATCCCAGTgttgttggatataattgagtCCATTTCATCATCACTGGCTTCTTTCCAAAAGGCAGCGTCTCTAGAAGACATTGCTTCTTGAAACGTCTTTGGGTCTTCTTCAACATTCAATACAAAAGGAATTTgattacaaacgtttgtcctatctccttcaacaagaaatactatagactgtgaagaaataaaatcagaaccaagatgtttttcttttcttattctttggctttTCCTTGGTTCTATTTGCATATCATCACTTCTTTCTTTATTTGTAATAATTTCAGAAGGTGACAATCTATTAGCATCAATACGTTTTCCATTTACTTAAGTCATTTCATTAACATgttataaatctatttttaataAACTCAATATGTATAGATTCTATAATGACATTAGATTCTAGATCTAGCAGTCTATAAGCTTTGGAGTGTTGTGCATATCCTACAAAAACACTTTTAATTCCTCTAGgacccaattttgttctttgatggtcaggtactctataataggatatacacccccacactttaaaataatttaaatttggttttctaccattccaaagctcataaggcgaaatatgcatactctttgaaggcactctatttaaaatataacatgcagttagtagtgcttcaccccataaattatgtggcaaatgtgcattaagtaacatagcattaaccatatccaccaaagttctattttttctttccgctaacccattttgttgaggagtataaggggcactcatttgatgtattaggccatgctcttcacagaacttattaaattcgttaggaaaatattctccgcctctgtcacttcgaataattttaattttcctacttctttgattttccacaacagacttgtattctttaaactttggaaagcttcgtccttagttctaagtaggtaaacatatgtaaatctagagaagtcgtctataaaagtaataaaatatcttttgcctcctctagttaattctccatttaattcacacaagtctgaatgtattaaatctaatagttctgtggatctttcaactttacgaaatggtttctttgtcatctttgcttgtatgcaaatttcacattttatatgttgagttttacatgagatataaccatttttggacatataattcaaggagcgaaaatttaaatgtcctagtctagcatgccataaacaagaatcagactcaacgatataagcagaaacataatttatttcattaatatTCAATTTGAACATGTCGTTACAGTTATAGCCTTTTCCAAGAAAAACTCCATTCTTAGACACTATTACATGATCAGACTCAATAACTATCTTGAAGCCTTTCTTTGACAGCAAAGCATCGGACATTaagtttttcttcatatcaggAACATGATACACATTCAGTAATTTCAACTTCTGGCCGGATGTGAAGttaattttgtcacgacccagatttcccatcctcgggagtcgtgatgacgcctactaatgtgagctaggcaagccaatccttaacaacttacttcattaacaaatcacttcttttaatgattatcagtgatagcatgaaaaaAACGGAATTTAATTAATGTAcgaaagacttaaattaaagaaactgaacataatacggaaatcaacatatgcctctagccaagaactggtgtcacattactcatgaacttctaacagtactaaatacaaccgtttgaaagaaaaatataaactgtttgtctcaaatacatgagataacaaactgaaataaagatagaggagacgccgggcctgcggacgcttgtaAGTCTACCTCGGTGTCTTACTGGACTGAAAGCTGgttcccgcgctactgctgctgtccaagatctggatctgtgcaaaagggcacagagtgtagtatcagcacaaccgaccccatgtgctggtaagtgtcgggcctaaccccggtgaggtagtgacgaggcaaggaccagactccagataaacctgtgcaattatatactatatggcggaaaagtaaacaggtaataagcaatcaaaactgggaaaggggaaacatgctccggGAGTAGCAGATAAAACAAAATACcaaagaatagtaaggaaactacaatttaacttctaacaaggataaagagaaataaggcaactttcactttcagtttcatcttgttgcaggcgtgcaacccgatcccatttctcatatcttgtggtaagcgtaccacccgctcccatttcagtatatcttgtggtaggcgtaccacccgctcccatttcattatatctcgtggtaggcgtaccacccgctcccatttcattatatcttgtggtaggcataccacccgctccctttaACATTTCATATCACACAATCactagaaatcccggcaagggaacataaataatataataacttcccggcaagggaacacaacaatgttataatgttcccggcaagggaacaacaatattgaattagtcatcccggcaagggagaatcagttataaccaacctcaactcaacttgtactcagttcaattattgaaaatgctcaatcatagaagatcattaagtaaaacacccaagtgtcatttaagaacacaacaactttcaatttaagactcacgaccatgcttgataccaacgtatagatactcgtcaccatgcctatacgtcgtactcaacaagaagcaagtagcaagtatgacccaactcctaatccctcaagctagggttagaccaaacacttacctcgatgccttgatcaccactcaagtctcaactatagctttaccccttgattccaccaccaatccactcgaatctagtcacaagttacttaattacatcaataagtgctaaatgaatcaaccccaatgcatgaaaatgagttttctaaagttttacccaaagtcagaaatcacccccgggcccacgtggtcgaatcccgaggttcggaccaaaacctgattacccattcccccacgaatccaaatatataatttgttttgaaatcggacctcaaattgaggtccaaatccccaattttagaaaaacctaggttctacccaaaacacccaatttcccccatgaaaatctttgatttgaagttgaaatcatgttaaaagatgttaaggagtgaagaaaatgagttagaactcacttaccaacattttggagaagaaagattgtttgaaaaatcgcctcttatgtttttggggttttgaaaaagtgaaaaataactaaaattcccgtttatttatacccctctcagacccccagtgcggaccgcatcaaatggaccacGACTGTACaacttccaccgcggaccgcacaaaggcaacCACGCTGCGCTGGCCCCTCCCtaaagacctgcagttcagcaccctgggcggaccgcacaaaggcgactgcggtcGCACAGCCTCCGCCggggaccgcacaaaggcgaccgcggccgcgctggcccctccgcggtcgcacatgatttctcgcggaccgcactagagggttcagaga
This sequence is a window from Nicotiana sylvestris chromosome 3, ASM39365v2, whole genome shotgun sequence. Protein-coding genes within it:
- the LOC104245547 gene encoding U-box domain-containing protein 1-like — translated: MNELPLPLMVSSGFLPSGNLVETLIHISNEVLSMEKLPFLQVKNISTMVRRIKILSSLFEEIQETSSTAVLPPSSILCLTELFSVIRKVKLLIGSCKESSSLWNLMQTELISNQFHALMKEMEKALDILPLRLLHVTVDTKEQVVLLRKQAKRADLFIDPREIQKREEILQLMATNNCDKNSKNKGFIDFRRMKDTMRSIGLRSSLDYEEEISKLEAEAEKQAGTGGLIAISNINSLISLISLSKTAILEEHLMIKQNLKQPAPMSARADQSSSCYSVVSDIPDELRCPISLDLMRDPVIIASGHTYDRNSIAQWINSGHHTCPKSGQRLIHMALIPNYALKSLIHQWCQENNIPITEPTLSPSDSESSSSSKIKKCDKAIDYISATKAATDAVKMTAEFLVGKLATGSPDIQRQAAYELRLLAKTGMDNRRIIAESGAIPFLMTLLSSRDPRIQENAVTALLNLSIHENNKILIMSAGVIDSLIEVLQCGKTMEARENAAAAIFSLSVIDEYKVIIGARTRAIPALVGLLEEGTTAGKKDAAIALFNLAVYDANRPSIVLAGAIPLLINLLMDDKAGITDDALAVLALVLGCNEGLQALRKSRILVPLLVDLLRFGSSKGKDHSITLLLGLCKDSGEEVAGKLLMNPRSIPSLQSLAADGSLRARRKADALLRLLNRCCSQSQ